One Deltaproteobacteria bacterium DNA segment encodes these proteins:
- a CDS encoding 2-hydroxychromene-2-carboxylate isomerase has product MTLSIDVFWSFRSPYSYLATPRLVRLAAEYDLDVRVRPVLPIAVRIPGFFDTVNPLWPPYLMRDTQRLAEYLGLDYGWPRPDPIVQDYATRQVAAEQPYIHRLTRLGVEAARRGCGLAFVDEVSRVIWNGKIENWHEGAHLADATARAGLELAALDAAVARDTAALDAAIAQNQEDHRAAGHWGVPTMVFRGEPFFGQDRIDLLVWRLRQHGLAPRT; this is encoded by the coding sequence ATGACGCTCTCGATCGACGTCTTCTGGTCCTTCCGCAGCCCGTACTCCTACCTCGCGACGCCGCGACTCGTGCGGCTCGCCGCCGAGTACGACCTCGATGTCCGGGTGCGGCCGGTGCTGCCGATCGCCGTCCGCATCCCGGGCTTCTTCGACACCGTGAACCCGCTCTGGCCGCCGTATCTGATGCGCGACACCCAGCGGCTCGCGGAGTACCTCGGGCTGGACTACGGCTGGCCGCGCCCCGACCCGATCGTGCAGGACTACGCGACGCGCCAGGTCGCCGCCGAGCAGCCCTACATCCACCGCCTCACGCGTCTCGGCGTCGAGGCGGCGCGCCGCGGGTGCGGCCTCGCCTTCGTCGACGAGGTCTCGCGGGTCATCTGGAACGGCAAGATCGAGAACTGGCACGAGGGCGCGCACCTCGCCGACGCGACGGCGCGCGCCGGGCTCGAGCTCGCGGCGCTCGATGCCGCGGTCGCGCGCGACACCGCCGCGCTCGATGCCGCGATCGCGCAGAACCAGGAGGACCATCGTGCCGCCGGGCATTGGGGCGTGCCGACCATGGTCTTCCGGGGCGAGCCGTTCTTCGGCCAGGACCGGATCGATCTCCTGGTGTGGCGCCTGCGGCAGCACGGGCTCGCGCCGCGCACGTAG
- a CDS encoding DUF3943 domain-containing protein produces the protein MSLRGISSAVFAGALALATPVYAVDTDVLPGSPGAAALGPISPADSGFEQSGEPAEGEAQARSELDWLTIPPDPARHNLWVPTVEWATCLALTIPLFMIDPSFVNTGTVSADHFVDAWTRPPVWDTDGVVSNYLLHPIMGAEAYLTVRNRGYGPFGSFLFSTGVSVGWEYLFEAWAERPSKQDLLTASPIGSVLGEVRFQTRRRIAQWRPSVGRDALLILVDPVEALHRYIGKTFLNRASDATVETVGSSLDVGPDQARVMLTMQF, from the coding sequence ATGAGTCTTCGAGGCATCTCCTCCGCCGTCTTCGCGGGTGCGCTCGCCCTGGCGACGCCGGTCTACGCGGTCGATACGGACGTCCTCCCCGGAAGCCCCGGCGCGGCCGCCCTCGGGCCCATTTCCCCGGCCGACTCCGGGTTCGAGCAATCGGGAGAGCCCGCCGAAGGGGAGGCCCAAGCACGAAGCGAGCTGGATTGGCTCACGATCCCGCCGGACCCCGCTCGCCACAATCTCTGGGTCCCGACCGTCGAGTGGGCGACGTGCCTGGCCTTGACGATTCCGTTGTTCATGATCGACCCTTCCTTTGTGAATACGGGGACGGTTTCGGCCGACCACTTCGTCGACGCATGGACCCGACCCCCGGTGTGGGACACCGACGGCGTCGTGTCGAACTACCTGCTCCACCCCATCATGGGCGCGGAGGCGTACCTGACGGTGCGGAACCGGGGCTACGGCCCGTTCGGGAGTTTTCTGTTCTCGACCGGCGTCTCCGTCGGGTGGGAGTATCTGTTCGAGGCGTGGGCCGAGCGGCCGAGCAAGCAGGACCTGCTCACAGCGTCGCCCATCGGTAGCGTCCTCGGCGAGGTCCGCTTCCAGACGCGGCGTCGGATCGCGCAGTGGCGTCCGTCGGTGGGACGCGATGCGCTGCTGATTCTCGTCGACCCGGTCGAGGCGCTCCATCGCTACATTGGCAAGACGTTCCTGAATCGCGCGAGCGACGCGACGGTCGAGACGGTGGGTTCCTCGCTGGACGTCGGACCCGATCAAGCGAGGGTGATGCTCACGATGCAGTTTTGA